The Enoplosus armatus isolate fEnoArm2 chromosome 5, fEnoArm2.hap1, whole genome shotgun sequence genome contains the following window.
TCCCCCGCTCAGGTCTGACTCTTTGGTTTCCCGGAAGGGAAACTGGATTCCTGCCAGTCGGATCAGCAGGATGTTGAGTCcgtggaggaggaagacaaggaaGAAGAGCCAGAAGGATTGGTCGTAGCGCTCACTGTACGTCTGAAAGACGAAATTCACCTCGTTGAAGTTGGCAATCCGCTCTGACAGATGATGGAACTTCACCTCTGCCGCAAACAGGATCATCACCAGGCAGCTGCACAGACCTGCAGGACAAACAGGACGTCACCGTCACTACTTCAGACACTTTAGAGGCCATGTTACTGCAGACACAGTCTACTTCAGTGCCCTTCTCTCCACTGGCTTCCTGTTGCTGCTCACATTAACTAATGCTTTCCTACAGAGTCGCCACCAGCACGGCCCCCACCGACCTGAACTCCCTCATTCAGATTTACGAGCCTTCTCATTCACTACGATTTGCAGGTGAACGACGACTCGTCCAACTGTCGCTGTGAGGCAGGACATCTCAAACTCTCCTGAGCTGCATTCAGATTCAGCAGATTCAGTTCCTGTCTTCAGAAACTGTTTGAAGACCCACAGAGGCCTTTTCTTTCTGTACTAAACTTCTCTTTAACACCTGCAGCCTTATGTGTCATTCTCAGCTTCTTCCTCATTAACTGTCGCCACCCACAgcgtttgattgacaggtagTCTCTGTGAAGCGTACACCAACAAGCAGAGGGAgattaaatgaaatcaaaccGCAGTGAAGGATTGTTGTTTCTGAGTAAACACTGGCAGCTGTTTCAGGTTGCCCCCCTGCCCCTCTCCTGCCTCGGTCTCTGTTTCTGTAATTGCAGCTATCATCAGGTGACACACTAACCATTTGTCTGCATCTTTAATCATCTAAACTCACTTCCAACCAATTTGGAGGCAGCGCTCCATTTCCTGCATCTGCTGATCCTGTTTAGGGTCCCAGGGGGGCTGGTTGATATCCCAAAATACACTGGGTCAGCTGATGCTATATTCTACAAGGAAGTCTTTTACCTTTTTAGTCTTTACACAACATCCCTTTCTTGACAGTCACAGGCAGTCCTGCAGCATCCTTTCTAATCTACTTATTGTGCTCCTTCAACCAATAACACACTCCAGAAGAGAGGAGATGTACTTGTTTGTACTCTAAATACCTTTTCACGGACGTACAGTAACTTGAATAAAGGTAATTTCTCATCATTTAAAGTCAATCTGTTCAGACTGAACTAAAGGTGCACGTCGTAAAATCAGTGTCACAATGGTTGAAGGACTGTGGCCAACAGCACTGAAGTCAAGTCCGAGACAAGTCCAAGTCAGAGCAGTTTCGAGTCAAGACCAAGTCCAAACCAAGTCTACAGCCAttctagcagctctgtgaggctgtgcgtAGACACAGTGGTGCTAAGTTGAGCAAGTTGTTAACATCACCATgctaccatgctaacatgctcacaatgataatgctaacatgctgatgtttagcaggtataatgttcaccatgttcaccttcttagtttagtgtgttagcatgctaacattagctaattagcagtaaacacagagtccagctgaggctgatgaacgtcatctgttctgcaggtatttggtcataaaccaaagtattggacacattaacatgttgacctgatgatggcgctgatgaagagtcagaggggGTGCCTACCAAACCAGAACCTGTCCTCCAGGTGCTCCggcttcctcccacagtccaaaaacTGACTGATAGATCAATAGTGATCCCAAGCTCAAGAGTAAACCTCCATATGAGGGTAACCCTTCTACTCATACTGCTCGTACTACAAGTAGTATTATAGTAGCAGTGGTAGTAATACTGGCTCTCTTTTGTGTAAGTGCAGCAGCATGTTGTGTTATCAGTGACagatgatgtaatgatgatgtgTTCCTCACAGCAGATAAAGGTCCACAGGTAAAGTCCCATGGGGCCTTGCAGCGTCTCGTACGGTCTGCCGAAGGcgttgaagaagaagaagccggTGGCCACTGAGGAGAAGAGGATCacaacaccacagaagaagatgaCGGTGACATGGAGGCCTGCTGGGATGGCGCTCAGCAGGTCTGGGAAGactgggagagaaaacagatcAAGACTTTAAGGTGAGTGGATTTAAAAAGAACTTCCTGGATATAATTCATGGATGTGAAGTCACATCGTCACTTTAGCAAGCAAAGACATCATGGCTCATCATCATAGACCCTCCCAGGTGCattcgaggtacttgtactttacttgagtatttccatgttatgttgctttatacttctactgcactacatttatctgacagctggagtttaCGGAGCCCCTGAAGGTCACGCTGAGTTTCTTCATGTTCAGTTACCTcgacagacaggagaggaaaccTGCTGCTGAGGACAGGAGGAAGATAATGTAGAGGCTGCTTCACACGACAcaaggctctgtgtgtgtgtgtgtgtgtgtgtgtgtgtgtgtgtgttactgatgaAGCAGTTGTCATGCAGCTCTCATACGTTGGCGCTTCAGTCAGGAACAGAGAGGCTTTGTTTTCATCAGAACTTGTACAATCAGTTCTGATCCAGTCAGGCAGAAACCTCGTTAGTGAAGGACGGCTGCTCTCATTAACTGGGACCAGTCAGCACTCTGTACTGGTCCGGCCTCAAACCTCCACAGGCCTCTGACGGGTTTCATCACAAAGAAAATCTGAGGGTGTTTCAGAAAACTCaaatgtacattattattattatcattattattattattgttattattattattatagaacaaaaacaacaggaaactcAGAGAGATCAATAAGAAAATAACGTCATCATGCTGTCATCATGTTGTCATCATGTCGTCATCATGTCGTCATCATGCTGtcatcatgtcatcatcatGCTGTCATCATGTCATCATGCTGCCATCATGTCATCATCATGTTGTCATCATGTCGTCATGCTGTCATCATGTTGTCATCATGTTGTCATGCTGTCATCATGCTGTCATCATGTCGTCATCATGTTGTCATCATGCTGTCATCATGctattgatgtgtattatttgatactaatcataaaaatagtcttttcagaaaatgatatgcagtacaaagttgccatgtatgcaatgttccaggtaaacaactagcagacgttggggtcccataaagataagatgcgTTCCAGGAacacaactagcagatgttggggtcccataaagataagatgtattgttgtttagtggtcttctttggtatgtgaaaggtcattctgagaggtctcttttcctgacccctcgACAGGAAACAGAACTTTACAGACTCATGTTTTGTAGTAGAATCCCATGTAtgcttaaaggtataaaagacgagcttgaacagtgttcagggcagcagtactgattcggctacgggtgctgtacaggtcaagatgcgcatgcctgttgatcctgatctttgatgcaaataaagaatattatgtgaaaagtcagtatcagcggagtttccttccatcatcaaatcatcgtctacatctggggaatgaagaagaaattgacgacatTACTTGGCGTCACGAACAGGATCTGCTGCATCCGAATTGACAGCTTAACCCACGAACTACCGCATCAAGATATCAGGTGAGGCTGGTTCGTTTGGTTAGAACTGTTGGTTGCACTAATAAGAAGAATCTGTGTTGATGTAGTGGTGTGTTGAGGGTGGAAGTGAGACTCCgtctaaattaatgtaatactAAGGAtgtaaaagatagaaataagtgaaaagagaaataaaagatagaaataagtgaaaagagaaataaaagatagaaataagtgaaaagagaaataaacgatagaagaaaaaggaataatgtttaaaggaatagctaTATTAGTAACAATAAAAGTGTGCTAAAATAACCATGCAGTCAGATTAATGAAGTACAAGGCCAGTATTCTTCTTTAACAGTTAGACATGTGTAAATTTAGACATTGTGTGAAAGTTAGCTTTGAATAGTCAAAATGGTAATGGTAAAAATAGTAAATCAAGGATCCTGGGCCCAGGATAGTTAGTTAGATAATTGGTTAAAAGATAAATGGTTAAGAGtgaaatggttaaaagagaGATAGTTAGTTAGAGAAATAGTTAAAAGATAAATGGTTAAGAGAAAAATagttaaaagagaaatagttAGTTAGAGAACAGGTTAACAGAGAAATAGTTAGTtagagaaatggttaaaagaaaaatggttaaaagataaagtgaagatagaaaataagagaagataaagattaagaaaagtgaaaagagagatgaggaaaacaTAAGGGAATAAGTTCAAGCGCTGggggtgtgtttgagagctcatgtgtgtgtgctggaggatTTTTGCTGCTGGAcagtctgcctctgtgtgtgtatgttgtgtgtggtatggcagtgtgtgtgtgaggctgtggaatgttttttgtaatgtgtaCTTGATATATATGTAGTAGGTGTGATTGAATAGACATATAgattgtgattggctgcaggagATTAATAATTCATAAGGCAAGAAATTTTTGTTGacacagtgttaaaaaaaaaaaaaaaaaaaaaaaccaatgaGCTCTTTTCGAAGGGACTTtataaatgtgataaaaacatgagcccaaaaaggaggacatttataattatataagaCAATGAGCCCATTCAGGGACATTAATAGTTCGATAATATAATGAGCCTATTTGGGACATtttataagaataataataataataatgagatatGAGCCTTTGCTAGGTCTGAAGACCggcagggacagtttgtttgcATAAACACTAGACAATAATTTGAGAAgttaaaacaggaaagaaaatctCCTGATAAAgagtattaaaatgtgttcttctgTTGTTGGTGGATTGCGCagaaagtagaggagaagattggATGGTTAAAGGATAAATTCTGTATTTCGGCTGTTGATTGGGAAAATATGGTTCTGGCTTTTGGGTGTACctcgtctctgtctttgtgcttcatACACTGAGTTAATTTTTCTTGAGGAGAGTTGGGCCGGATGTTCGCTCCCCGGCAGTCAGTGTAAATTGGAAGTCTTTGTTACTttcaagaggcagagaaaaggaaCAGAGAATTGGAGGTCACGCCAgattgaaattatattaaaatacttattcattaaattcataaattgataaaagtatgtatgaatataatTAACTGTGATACattaattaagttaaaaatgtttaaagagaaactcttttaacaaatatctgtagtcacctacatacatatacactcacttataactaatattatttcaaaatagtcacacaacttttcttttcaattattGGTATTTAGTTTGGGgttcataaaatacatataggggatattatatattacacttGGAGGCTTGGCAACGGACTGATCAACTGATGCATTTAATCTAACAGTGGAGTagtattgatttaattacttatttgttggttgatttgattcaaatgcagttgagagctgcagaagaggaTTTCATTGTCTGAGCATGatcttgtttgatttgagttaagattaagtgttgaaataatttggcaatttaagattttgtttttggaccaCTAAACCTTTAGATTCCTTTGAGGTTGGCAAATTCAGTAGTTTTTCTGGATTGTTTGTGATAATAAGGTACTTcataaatatacttttaatttgtttttgatataaTACGAGAGTACAGGGAAGCCATCACAATGTCAAAGATGGATACTAAAAATATGAAAGCAATTACCCCTGTTGATGTAGTACAGAAGAATAATCCTCTTGTCAAAGGTGTTTCAAAAATGTCGAAAAAATGGAGCAAGCGTTGGCTGGACATTGCTCAACCCTGGCCAGTGGAAGGCACTCTTAACccagatgtgattaaaacaatgcaagtgcTGGTGGCTAATTATAAAGTAGGGCAAAAGAAAGGTAAGAAGGGACAAAAACGTAAGGATAAGAGACAGACCGAGCTTggcattttgcagttatttgagaGTGAGGGACAGAGAGTAGTAAAAGccgcaaaggaaaggagagaaagaacggAAGAAGAGATAGggaaaaatgtgaaggaaacagaaaagttaaTGGCAAAGGTCAATGCTCCCTTCTCACATACTACCTCAGTAAAGAAGCCCCCACCTTATGAGGAAAAGgtgcagctcactgatgtgtatCCTCAGCTCCCAGTGATCAGCCAGGAGGGCAATTACCACatcaaagatgaagatgagcgaATAATCGAAACgggaaaagccaaaacaaccaTAGAAATGTATCCGACCTCcaaatccaagaagaagaagacacaccGGAGAGGTTTGAGTGGACTGAGGTTCAAAAGGATGGAGTTGGGAGATGAGAGTCAGAATGACTCGGATGAGGCCATTGGGGGATACAGTCAAGCAGTCAAAAAGATGTTGActaaagcagaggaaagaggatgtAGATCAGTCAGGAGTCCAGAGGAAAGTGACACGGATAAGAGTGAAGATGGAGCTAGTGATGAAGACTTGGAGGATGAGGGTCCGTCATTTCTTTTCCCTACAGCATCCAGTACTGGGAAAGAAGACGAGAGACAACAGGTCTTAAGAGAGGTTGAGAACACTCTGGGCAGGTGTCAACTGGACCTTGAAGAATCTGTCAGCACAGAGCGCAGACAGGTATTGAAGAAGCAGATACAGGACCTGCGGGCAACGGGAAGAGAATTGCGAAAGAGAATAGTTCAAAAAGCAGACTCAAAATATGCACTCCGCCCAAGGAAGGAAAGGGATTTGGATAAGATGTGTCCAGTGGTCATCCGAGGTAGGAATCTGGAGTATAAGCCCTGGCAAAATACAGATATGTCTGACATTCTTGGAAAATTACCTACTCTTCAAGATGGAGCACATCCTTGGATCGCTAAGCTGGAAGAAGTTTTGGTGGGGACACAGCCTGCCATGGGAGACATTAAGAGACTTCTGGCCAGTCTCCTTGGGATCCCAACTATGCAAGAGATTCTGCAAAATGCAGGACTTGATCGATATATGGGGACTGCAGTAAACGATCCGGAGTTGTTTGCTGCAAGTAGAGGTCAATTTTGGAGAGCATTGAGAGACATGTTCCCAACAAATGTACATCCTGACAATATTCTCATTGAGCCATTGGGTCCACAAGAAAACCCGAGGGCTTACGTGTCAAGGGTTCATCAAGTTTGGAGAAATATAACAGGGAATGACCCGGATTTGAATCGGATGGAGCAATCAATCTTGCGAGTTAAGCTACAGAAAGGGCTGCCCCTGCCAGTGAGGAGTAAACTGGCCGAGGTGGTTGGACTTGGAAGCATGACAAGAGGTGTCTACACAGATCATATAGCACACCAAGTGGAGCTATATCGGAAAAAGGAGCAAGACCAGAAAGAACAGGACCAGGAGACTCTCAGAAAACTTAATCAAATACAATTGGTAGATaacaaaaagaaggacaaaaacCAAGCCGTGGTTATGCAGAGTCAGTCCCAGCCAAATCAACCACCACAAACTCAGCCAGGACAGATCCAATTTCAACCACCACAGTCATCATTTGTGACTCCCGTCGCTCCCTTTTCACAACCAGGTTTTGGCCAGTCACAattgtggagaggaagaggacaaggaaatcaaggaagaggaagaggaggatattTTAATCCTAATTTCCAACAGTCGACTGAAGGATGTTATAATTGTGGACAGATGGACCACTTTGCTCGTGAATGCTACAGGTCAATAGGAGGCCTCAGAGGAGGCTTCAGAGGAGGCTACAGAGGAGGATTTAGAGGAGGATTCAGAGGACAACCACGCCTACCCAGGGGACCGGTAAACCCTTATAGGGGTCTGGAACCAGAATTCTAGGGGTGCCCAGAAAACTCGCAAGGGAGGTGTCAGCTGGTAGTGTCAGGGCCGGAGCAAGATCCAATCGTAAAGGTGAAAGTAAATGATCAACCATTAGAAATGATGGCAGATAGTGGAGCTGCTTTCACCTGTATTCGACCTGAAGACGCTATGCATCTCCCCATGTCTGGTCAATTGATACGGACAATCGGGTTTGAGGGTGTGAAACAGCTGGTTCCTCTTACAAAACCAATTGAGCTCCGCTGTAAAAATCAGAAGATCACAATACCTATATTGGTGTCAGAACATACGCCAATTGCACTCTTGGGAAGAGATGCTTTGTGCAGATTAAAGTGTACGATACGATGCACACCAGACGGCTGTCTGGTGGAAATGCCAAATGAAACCTATGACCAGTTATTGATGACAACAGAGACTGAGGCTTCTGAAGCCTATTGGATTGGAAATCTTAGTCCAGAACTACTGGAGCCGGTCAAGTTGTGGGAAAAATTCATCATAGCAAACATGCCTGATGCAAGACTTCCTGAGTGTCCACTACATTGCACGCTTAAGTATTTTAAGAATGCTGCTGAATCAAATCCAGCAGAGTGGTTAAGTCAACAACCAGAACAAGTGCAGCTCGTTTCGGGTTGTATAATTTTGGGACCACAAGGAGCAGCAATGAAGATAAGCAGTAATGATTATCTTGACAAAGAGCATAATATCAAGAAAAGTGTTCCACATGTGTCTTTGAGAGTGGCTGAAggatatgaacaaaaacatatggGGACAATGATGGCAGATGCGGAGAAAGCCATTTTTAAACCGATAAAGGAAAATCTTGCTATCTGGAGAAGTGAAGATCAGCGATTTATAAAGATTATGATCTCAGCTCAAGGACAAGGGCAACCACAGACGGTACAGATGACACATGAGTCAATCTTCAGTGCAAAATCAGACTCAGATGGTATGAGAGAGGAGATGCTGCGACAAGTTCCAGAATGTTTGTGGTCAAAGCACAGTACTGATATTGGACTTGTGAAGTCAGCCCAACCAGTGAAAGTTGAACTTCGACCAGGAACCAAACCACCTTGGAAAAACCAATACCCACTGAAAGAGGAGGCAATTGAAGGGATTGGAGCACAAATTGAAGGACTGTTGCAAGCAGACGTTTTGACGATAACTTCAAATCCTCAGAGCAACACACCTTTATTACCGGTAAAGAAGCCAGATGAATCCTATCGCATGGTACATGACTTAAGAGCAGTAAATGAAGTGGTTGCTGATTTCCCAGCAGATGTGCCGGATCCACATACCTTGTTAGCTCAAATTCCCCCAGACGctacacatttcacagtgttaGATCTGTGTGGAGCATTTTTTAGTGTTCCACTGAGTGCAGAAAGTCGAGGTTTGTTTGGGTTTACATATAAGGGACAGTTTTATGAGTACAAGAGATTGCCACAAGGATTCAAACATAGTcctcacattttcaacaaagtGTTGAAAGATGATTTGGCAGGGATAGATCAGATCTTGCAAAATAGTACTGTTGTTCAGTATGTTGATGACATTATCATCTGTTCGCCGGATAAAGAAACATGTCAGGAGGACTCAGTTAAGTTGTTGCAGATATTGGCAGAAAAGGGACACAAGGCCTCCCAGAAGAAGCTGCAATATTGCCAGGAGAAAG
Protein-coding sequences here:
- the clrn1 gene encoding clarin-1; its protein translation is MPSRQKQLIFSISGLFGFSCALTAAVATGLPFWLNGTVLCRTGAELVNATGAELDKFLGDVSYGLFHGQRVKQCGLGGRPSRFSFFPDLLSAIPAGLHVTVIFFCGVVILFSSVATGFFFFNAFGRPYETLQGPMGLYLWTFICCLCSCLVMILFAAEVKFHHLSERIANFNEVNFVFQTYSERYDQSFWLFFLVFLLHGLNILLIRLAGIQFPFRETKESDLSGGAADLMY